ACAACCGAGGTACAAGCCAGGATAGATCAAGCTAAAACTCGCTTGTAACAACTACTCAAGGATACAGAATTCAAAACCCCACCACGTGACCGTAAACAACGAGCTCCATGGTTCGGATTTGTAGGTACGAGTTCCAGAGAACTATCTGGAACCACGGACTACGACGACAAAGAACACATAACCAATCCAATCTGAACAAACTCTCAAACGCTACGTACGCGTTCATAAACGCAACGCTGAGCTCTTTGGAAAAAGTCGTGTATGTGACGAAAGTCCTAATGCTGGGGGATGAGCGCCTGGAGACATCCAGTAGCCACTTCAGAGCGCTGAGAGAAGCCGAAACTATCATCGAAGAAGCTAAAGCCGGAAGGCTCTCGCCACAAGCCATTTCACCGAAACAACTCTATAAAGCAACAAGGGATATCATGGAAAAACATCCCAACTTTAACCCGCCACAGCCAATTGACAGAATGGAGATATCAACCCTGTCATCGGTATCAAGTGTCAAGGTAGCAAGAGCGAAGAGATACTCACTCATCATAGTAACCCTCCCCTTGTTCCATAAGACTCTATTATTGTCATATAAGTTGAGACCACTGCCAAAACCAGAAAATCTGAATGGTAAGGTCCCAACATTGGCGATATTACCATCAgaaaagtttttaatcacAGACCCGGATGTGCAACAATATTATTTAGCAGATGCTGACTACATCACTAAGTGCAAGGATATCGGAGACGATTTGTCCTGTCGTCCAGACATCCCACTTCAATCCACGGAAAACCCGGAAGAAGTCGACTGTGAAATGAGATTATTGATGAAATCAACCGAAGAAGTTATGCGGACCTGCAATGTTCGAATTATTCTCAAGTGCAAGACCACCGGGACTCAACTTCACCAACCGAACGCTTGGGCATATTCGACATGTGCAGAGGAAAAATTAAGCTTCAAATGTTCAAAccgtattgaaaaagattgtgACATCAATGGGACGGGAATGATCCAAGTTGAAAACGGATGCGAAGTCAGAAACGGAAAGTATCTACTCGAGAGCGTAGACGAAGAAACAACTCAACTCAATGTAACTCTGCCAACATTGAATTTGACCCTGGTATCTCTGTCATCAAATTTATCAGCCCAACCAAATGTGGGTCGGTACAGTTTTGCcgaaaaattagaaataggGAAATAGTAATAAAGCTGGCGCTACGATAGGGGGAACTAAAATTATTGGGAGCGGATGATAACCGAGTACTCTGTAACAGAATATCGGTGAGAAagacattgaaaattttaaatcaaactGAAATAGAAAGAATGCGCcactaattttaaataaagcaTAAATTTGGAAACCACAAACTAGTTTACACGAACGGCACGGTGagcattttatataattaatgtaGCAAAATTATTGCATTTAATAAATGGATCTTCGTCTTGTATGAC
This sequence is a window from Microplitis mediator isolate UGA2020A chromosome 3, iyMicMedi2.1, whole genome shotgun sequence. Protein-coding genes within it:
- the LOC130665893 gene encoding uncharacterized protein LOC130665893, encoding MLGDERLETSSSHFRALREAETIIEEAKAGRLSPQAISPKQLYKATRDIMEKHPNFNPPQPIDRMEISTLSSVSSVKVARAKRYSLIIVTLPLFHKTLLLSYKLRPLPKPENLNGKVPTLAILPSEKFLITDPDVQQYYLADADYITKCKDIGDDLSCRPDIPLQSTENPEEVDCEMRLLMKSTEEVMRTCNVRIILKCKTTGTQLHQPNAWAYSTCAEEKLSFKCSNRIEKDCDINGTGMIQVENGCEVRNGKYLLESVDEETTQLNVTLPTLNLTLVSLSSNLSAQPNVGRYSFAEKLEIGK